A window of Diospyros lotus cultivar Yz01 chromosome 14, ASM1463336v1, whole genome shotgun sequence contains these coding sequences:
- the LOC127789590 gene encoding LOW QUALITY PROTEIN: aspartyl protease family protein At5g10770 (The sequence of the model RefSeq protein was modified relative to this genomic sequence to represent the inferred CDS: deleted 1 base in 1 codon) yields the protein MQLWVLEPTLPLLFSSQYSPSLPRISLSLSLSLCAIHLFLCSTMEESTFSLLPLMLFLLLIQLTAGNGEEETVLRLHRFQWRSPVITSCSSQKSRKENGATILEMKHRGYCSTEDWIERLQRQLNSDDIRVKSIQSRMKNTAAPGQTQGLLQTQIPLTSGINLQTLNYIVTAELGGLNMTLIVDTGSDLTWVQCQPCNSCYNQMDPLFNPSKSPSFHPIFCNSPACRSLQLAGNSVACGNNPSSSCSYLVSYGDGSFTSGDLAGETFHLGASPVDNFVFGCGRNNKGLFGGASGLMGLGRGDLSLISQTSSLFGGVFSYCLPSADHAESSGSLIFGNDSSVYKNSTPFSFTKVVENPQLSTFYLLNLTGISIGGVALQAPGFNNGGILIDSGTVITRLAPPVYRALKAEFLKQFSGFPPAPEYSILDTCFNLSAYQEVSIPTIRMQFEGNAELNVDVTGIFYFVKADASQVCLAVAGLDYDDDIPIIGNYQQRNTRVVYDNNGSKVGFARETCSFT from the exons ATGCAACTGTGGGTCCTTGAGCCAACTCTCCCTCTTTTGTTCTCTTCCCAATACTCCCCATCTCTCCccagaatctctctctctctctctctctctctctgtgcaattcatctttttctttgttcaacAATGGAGGAATCAACCTTTTCTCTGCTGCCATTgatgctctttcttcttctaattcaaCTCACAGCTGGTAATGGAGAGGAGGAAACAGTCCTCCGTTTGCACAGGTTCCAATGGAGAAGCCCCGTTATTACAAGTTGCTCCTCTCAGAAATCAA GGAAAGAGAATGGTGCCACAATATTGGAGATGAAGCACAGGGGCTACTGCTCAACAGAGGACTGGATTGAAAGGCTTCAGAGACAGTTAAATTCTGATGATATTAGGGTTAAATCCATCCAATCCCGGATGAAAAACACTGCTGCTCCAGGCCAAACACAAGGCCTTTTGCAGACCCAAATCCCTCTAACTTCAGGGATTAATCTCCAAACGCTGAACTACATAGTCACAGCTGAACTGGGTGGCCTGAACATGACTCTGATTGTTGACACAGGCAGTGATCTCACTTGGGTCCAATGCCAGCCCTGCAACTCATGCTACAACCAAATGGACCCCCTTTTCAACCCTTCCAAATCCCCTTCTTTCCACCCCATCTTCTGCAATTCGCCGGCGTGCCGGTCCCTGCAACTGGCAGGCAATTCAGTGGCCTGTGGCAACAACCCATCTTCATCCTGCAGCTACCTTGTCAGCTACGGCGATGGCTCGTTCACCAGCGGCGACCTAGCCGGTGAAACCTTCCATCTTGGGGCTAGCCCAGTTGACAATTTTGTGTTTGGCTGTGGAAGAAACAATAAAGGCCTGTTTGGCGGAGCTTCAGGCCTTATGGGGCTTGGAAGGGGTGATCTTTCATTGATTTCCCAAACTTCCAGCCTTTTTGGAGGGGTT TTTTCATACTGTTTGCCTTCAGCTGACCATGCCGAGTCCTCTGGCTCATTGATCTTTGGCAATGATTCTTCAGTTTACAAGAATTCCACTCCCTTTTCCTTCACAAAAGTGGTTGAAAATCCACAGCTCTCCACATTCTATCTCCTCAACCTCACCGGGATTAGTATCGGTGGAGTGGCTTTACAAGCTCCAGGCTTTAACAATGGTGGAATTCTGATTGATTCAGGGACCGTGATCACAAGGCTGGCCCCACCTGTCTACAGGGCTCTGAAAGCAGAGTTCCTGAAACAATTCTCTGGCTTCCCTCCGGCGCCGGAGTATTCCATATTGGACACATGCTTCAACCTCTCCGCCTACCAAGAAGTGTCCATTCCCACCATAAGAATGCAGTTTGAGGGCAATGCCGAGCTGAATGTGGATGTCACCGGCATCTTCTACTTTGTCAAGGCGGATGCCTCTCAGGTCTGCTTGGCCGTCGCCGGACTCGACTACGACGACGACATTCCGATCATAGGAAATTACCAGCAGAGGAACACCAGGGTTGTTTATGATAACAATGGGTCCAAGGTGGGATTCGCTAGAGAAACTTGCAGCTTCACGTGA